The following coding sequences lie in one Calidithermus timidus DSM 17022 genomic window:
- a CDS encoding viroplasmin family protein, whose amino-acid sequence MPKTNRYYVVWEGRQKGIFDTWSAAEAQVKGYTGTKYKAFESLEAARAAFAGEPHEHIGKKPKADSPLGAAGTATPKAGSRRILANPPIWDSYSVDAACSGNPGVLEYRCVHTGSREVVFARGPYDAGTNNVGEFLALVEILALCVKKGDPRPIYTDSKTALAWLRNKKAKPQNPQRLNPLLLERLARAEAWLAKHSYPNQVLKWDTGAWGENPADYGRK is encoded by the coding sequence ATGCCAAAGACGAATAGATATTACGTGGTGTGGGAAGGCCGCCAGAAGGGCATTTTCGACACCTGGAGCGCCGCCGAAGCCCAGGTTAAGGGCTATACTGGGACCAAGTACAAAGCCTTCGAGAGCCTCGAGGCCGCCCGCGCCGCCTTCGCGGGCGAGCCCCACGAGCACATCGGCAAGAAGCCCAAGGCAGATTCCCCTTTGGGAGCGGCTGGCACCGCTACGCCTAAAGCCGGTTCCCGGCGCATCCTGGCCAACCCGCCCATCTGGGACAGCTACAGCGTGGACGCCGCTTGCAGCGGCAACCCGGGGGTGCTCGAGTACCGCTGCGTCCACACGGGGAGCCGGGAGGTCGTCTTCGCAAGGGGTCCCTACGACGCGGGCACCAACAACGTCGGTGAGTTCTTAGCCCTGGTGGAAATCCTGGCTTTGTGTGTGAAGAAGGGCGACCCCCGCCCCATCTACACCGATTCGAAGACCGCCCTGGCCTGGTTGCGCAACAAGAAGGCCAAGCCCCAGAACCCCCAGCGGTTGAACCCACTGCTGCTCGAGCGGCTGGCTCGAGCCGAAGCTTGGCTGGCAAAGCACAGCTATCCCAACCAGGTGCTCAAGTGGGACACCGGGGCCTGGGGGGAAAACCCGGCGGATTACGGGCGAAAGTGA
- a CDS encoding winged helix-turn-helix domain-containing protein, with protein sequence MRPRVKFWLESPEGKYLMGPGLYRLLLAVAQQGNLKEGARRIGVSYRKAWSQVREAEERLGFTLLHKHSGGESGGSSQLTPQAQELLERYGKVAEGLERVVREQFARAFEPVE encoded by the coding sequence ATGCGACCTCGGGTGAAGTTCTGGCTCGAGAGCCCGGAAGGCAAATACCTGATGGGGCCTGGGCTATACCGTCTGCTCTTAGCCGTAGCACAGCAGGGCAACCTCAAGGAAGGAGCCCGTCGCATCGGGGTGAGTTACCGCAAGGCCTGGAGCCAGGTGCGCGAAGCCGAGGAGCGGCTGGGCTTCACACTGCTGCACAAGCACTCGGGCGGCGAGAGCGGCGGGAGCAGCCAGCTCACGCCTCAGGCCCAGGAGCTGCTCGAGCGCTACGGCAAGGTGGCGGAGGGGCTCGAGCGGGTAGTCAGGGAGCAGTTTGCCAGGGCTTTCGAACCAGTGGAGTAG
- the pepF gene encoding oligoendopeptidase F, which translates to MVNTLPRRSELPKEQTWNIEALFASSEEWQKALEAALASLSELEPFRGRLGESAQMLLRALQLRDRLQLEVGKVLVYASLNHSTDGSDPLYTTMLTQARGALARLGAAAAYIEPEVLGIPLERLETWMQAEPQLALYRHYFEALQTRKPFVRSGEVEAVLAEVGDPLAGHSATASAATNADMTFRPVEYAGQSFPVAHATVGELLVHPEPAVRKAAWESYADGHLAFKHTLASTLQGSIKAYAFQARTRGYKSSLEMALSVSRTVDNIPRAVFDNLLAIFRANLPTWHRFWRLRKKAMGGKLHTFDVPIYDSPAPIVQSPKLTFAEACEIICRGMEPLGREYVEPMRRGLFVERWVDWGQNQGKRAGAYSSGLKGTFPYIFMSWSDDLYSLSTLAHELGHSMHSYFTREAQPAIYARYSLFIAEVASNFNQAMVRSMLLREAQDPAYRLAVLEEAFSNFHRYLFVMPTLARFELELYERIERGGALTASFLIERLAELFAEGYGGEVEIDKERLGSGWMNFSHLYSPFYVYQYATGIAAANALARDVLEQGEIAAKRYLDFLKAGDSVYPLEALRIAGIDMTRPEPLERGFGVLSSMVDELEALVG; encoded by the coding sequence ATGGTCAATACCCTGCCCCGACGTTCGGAGTTGCCCAAAGAACAGACCTGGAACATCGAAGCCCTCTTTGCCTCGAGCGAGGAGTGGCAAAAGGCCCTGGAGGCCGCGCTGGCCTCGCTGAGCGAGCTCGAGCCCTTCAGGGGGCGGCTAGGGGAGTCGGCGCAGATGCTCTTACGGGCGTTGCAGCTTCGCGACCGGCTCCAGCTCGAGGTGGGCAAGGTGCTCGTATACGCCAGCCTCAACCACTCCACCGACGGCTCGGACCCGCTCTACACCACTATGCTGACCCAGGCCCGGGGGGCCCTGGCTCGCCTGGGGGCAGCGGCAGCCTACATCGAGCCAGAGGTTCTGGGTATTCCCCTCGAGCGGCTCGAGACATGGATGCAGGCCGAGCCGCAACTGGCGCTCTACCGGCACTACTTCGAAGCCCTGCAGACCCGCAAGCCCTTCGTCCGCAGCGGCGAGGTCGAGGCTGTGCTGGCCGAGGTGGGCGACCCCCTGGCGGGGCATAGCGCCACGGCTTCCGCCGCTACCAACGCCGACATGACCTTCAGGCCCGTGGAGTACGCCGGGCAGAGCTTCCCGGTGGCCCACGCCACGGTGGGCGAGCTGCTCGTTCATCCTGAGCCTGCGGTGCGCAAGGCGGCCTGGGAGTCTTACGCCGACGGCCACTTAGCCTTCAAGCACACCCTGGCCTCCACCCTTCAGGGCAGCATCAAGGCCTACGCCTTCCAGGCCAGGACCCGCGGCTACAAGAGCAGCCTCGAGATGGCCCTCTCCGTCAGCCGCACCGTGGACAACATTCCCCGCGCGGTCTTCGACAACCTGCTGGCGATCTTCCGGGCCAACCTCCCCACCTGGCACCGCTTCTGGCGGCTACGCAAGAAGGCCATGGGGGGCAAACTGCACACTTTCGACGTGCCCATTTACGACTCGCCGGCCCCCATCGTCCAAAGCCCCAAGCTTACCTTCGCCGAGGCCTGCGAGATCATCTGCCGGGGCATGGAGCCCTTGGGGAGGGAGTACGTCGAGCCCATGCGCCGGGGGTTGTTCGTGGAGCGCTGGGTGGACTGGGGCCAGAACCAGGGCAAGCGGGCCGGGGCCTATTCCTCGGGGCTCAAGGGCACCTTCCCCTACATCTTCATGAGCTGGAGCGACGACCTCTACTCCCTGAGCACCTTGGCTCACGAGTTGGGCCACTCCATGCACTCCTACTTCACCCGCGAGGCCCAGCCCGCCATCTACGCCCGCTACAGCCTGTTCATCGCCGAGGTGGCCTCCAACTTCAACCAGGCCATGGTGCGCTCCATGCTGCTGCGCGAGGCCCAAGACCCCGCCTACCGGTTGGCGGTGCTCGAGGAAGCCTTCTCCAACTTCCACCGCTACCTCTTCGTCATGCCCACCCTCGCCCGCTTCGAGCTCGAGCTCTACGAGCGCATCGAGCGGGGCGGGGCCCTCACCGCCTCCTTCCTCATCGAGCGCCTGGCCGAGCTCTTCGCCGAGGGCTACGGCGGCGAGGTGGAGATCGATAAAGAGCGGCTGGGCTCGGGTTGGATGAACTTCTCCCACCTCTACAGTCCCTTCTACGTCTACCAGTACGCCACCGGCATCGCCGCCGCCAACGCGCTGGCGCGCGACGTGCTCGAGCAGGGCGAGATCGCCGCGAAGCGCTACCTGGACTTCCTCAAGGCGGGCGACTCGGTGTACCCCCTCGAGGCCCTCCGGATCGCCGGCATCGACATGACCCGCCCCGAGCCGCTCGAGCGCGGCTTCGGGGTGCTCAGCAGCATGGTGGACGAGCTCGAAGCCCTCGTCGGCTAA
- a CDS encoding PKD domain-containing protein, whose product MKRISLMFLCTGLAVLLTACPMNKPPTITAFQGVPSSGAAPLTVTFSWTISDPDGDALTCKLDVNNDGTFEYTINNCTSTSTQQHTYSTAGAYTAKLQLEDGRGGSDSRTTSITATTPPSDPYNITLRFTGTLTTGQQAAFDAAAAKWGQVITQGFASINLNISADECASGFPAFNGSVDDILIDAAVVTIDGPGGILGQAGPCFTRISNDLTVYGIMRFDSADLDALESSGQLDEVIFHEMGHVLGIGTLWNYNRSLLTGAGTDTPLFVGAKAVAEWQALGGSGNVPVENCRDKNNNPISGCGSGTRDGHWREAVFDNEVMTGYLNSGANPLSKVTIGSLEDLGYSVNYSAADPYTLPSLQASSSATKIPLNIILITPKGSR is encoded by the coding sequence ATGAAACGCATTTCGCTGATGTTTCTCTGTACTGGCTTGGCGGTATTGTTGACCGCCTGCCCCATGAACAAGCCTCCCACCATCACCGCCTTTCAGGGCGTACCCAGCAGCGGCGCCGCCCCTCTGACGGTGACATTTTCCTGGACTATTTCCGACCCGGATGGCGATGCCCTGACCTGCAAGCTGGACGTGAATAACGACGGTACCTTCGAGTACACCATCAACAATTGCACCAGCACCAGCACCCAGCAGCACACTTATTCCACCGCTGGCGCCTATACCGCCAAGCTACAGCTCGAGGATGGAAGGGGCGGCAGCGACTCCAGGACCACTTCCATCACCGCAACCACCCCTCCCAGCGACCCCTACAACATCACGCTACGCTTTACCGGGACCCTGACTACCGGCCAGCAAGCGGCTTTTGACGCCGCCGCCGCGAAGTGGGGACAGGTCATCACCCAGGGCTTCGCCAGCATCAACCTCAACATCTCCGCCGACGAGTGTGCCAGCGGCTTCCCCGCCTTCAACGGTTCGGTGGACGACATCCTCATCGACGCCGCCGTGGTGACCATCGACGGCCCGGGCGGCATCCTGGGCCAGGCCGGGCCGTGCTTTACGCGAATCTCCAACGACCTCACCGTCTACGGCATCATGCGGTTCGACTCCGCCGACCTGGACGCCCTGGAAAGCAGCGGCCAACTCGACGAGGTCATCTTCCACGAGATGGGACACGTGCTGGGGATCGGCACGCTGTGGAATTACAACCGCTCGCTGCTGACGGGGGCGGGCACCGATACCCCGCTGTTCGTAGGGGCCAAGGCCGTGGCTGAATGGCAAGCCCTGGGCGGCAGCGGCAACGTGCCGGTAGAGAACTGCAGGGACAAGAACAACAACCCCATCTCGGGTTGCGGGTCCGGAACCCGCGACGGCCACTGGCGTGAAGCGGTCTTCGACAACGAGGTCATGACCGGCTACCTCAACAGCGGGGCCAACCCCTTGAGCAAGGTCACCATCGGCTCGCTGGAAGACCTCGGCTACAGCGTCAACTACAGCGCCGCCGACCCCTACACCCTGCCCAGCCTCCAAGCCTCCAGCAGCGCAACCAAGATCCCTTTGAACATCATCCTGATCACGCCCAAGGGTAGCCGCTAG
- a CDS encoding Lrp/AsnC family transcriptional regulator produces the protein MAYDSSKLLDATNLAILRELQQDARLSYSELSRRVGLSVPAVTERVRRLEDAGIIEGYGVRLNFEALGYGITALIELSAPPSRYPQVLAFCEQTPEIRESYFVTGDSSYVMRVVARSVQHLQEIIQRLGTFGSTRTAVVLSSPIIKTSFDLEQLRH, from the coding sequence GTGGCTTACGATTCAAGCAAGCTGCTCGACGCGACCAACCTGGCCATCCTGCGCGAGCTACAGCAGGACGCCCGGCTGTCCTACAGCGAGCTCAGCCGTCGGGTGGGCCTGAGCGTACCCGCCGTAACCGAGCGGGTACGACGGCTCGAGGACGCGGGAATCATCGAAGGTTACGGGGTGCGACTGAACTTCGAGGCGCTGGGCTACGGCATCACCGCCCTCATCGAGCTCTCGGCCCCACCCAGTCGCTACCCGCAGGTCCTGGCTTTCTGCGAACAGACCCCCGAAATCCGCGAGAGTTACTTCGTGACCGGCGATTCCTCCTACGTCATGCGGGTGGTGGCCCGCTCGGTGCAACACCTCCAGGAGATCATCCAGCGGCTGGGCACTTTTGGCAGCACCCGCACCGCGGTGGTGCTCTCGAGCCCCATCATCAAAACCAGTTTCGATCTCGAGCAGCTCAGGCATTGA
- the ald gene encoding alanine dehydrogenase, translated as MVIGVPKEIKTLENRVALTPGGVESLVRRGHKVLVQRGAGVGSGLSNAEYEAAGAQMVSAEEAWAAQIVVKVKEPIAEEYKYLRKDLLLYTYLHLAADEPLTRALLAGGTTAIAYETVQLEDGSLPLLTPMSEVAGRMAPQVGAAALEKPHGGRGVLLGGVPGVAPASVVIIGGGVVGTNAAKIALGMGAQVTILDVSKARLQYLDDVFGGRVITLASTEANIKKSIQHADLLIGAVLIPGAKAPKLVRRDMLSTMKEGAVIVDVAVDQGGCVETIRPTTHKDPTYVVDGVVHYGVANMPGAVPRTSTFALTNETLPYLLQLAEKGLDALRHNAALRKGLNTHQGKLTYKGVAEAFGLPYTPAEEALA; from the coding sequence ATGGTCATTGGCGTGCCGAAAGAGATCAAAACCCTGGAGAACCGGGTGGCCCTCACTCCGGGCGGCGTGGAGAGCTTGGTACGGCGTGGGCACAAGGTGCTGGTGCAGCGAGGGGCTGGGGTGGGTTCGGGCCTTTCCAACGCGGAATATGAGGCCGCTGGGGCTCAGATGGTCTCGGCGGAGGAGGCCTGGGCGGCCCAGATCGTGGTCAAGGTCAAGGAGCCCATCGCCGAGGAGTACAAGTACCTGCGCAAGGATCTGCTGCTGTACACCTACCTCCACCTGGCCGCCGATGAGCCCCTGACGCGGGCTTTGCTGGCGGGTGGAACCACCGCCATTGCCTACGAGACGGTGCAGCTCGAGGACGGCTCCTTGCCCCTGCTCACCCCCATGAGCGAGGTGGCCGGGCGCATGGCGCCCCAGGTGGGGGCGGCGGCGCTCGAGAAGCCCCATGGTGGGAGGGGTGTGTTGCTGGGTGGGGTGCCTGGCGTGGCTCCGGCCAGCGTGGTGATCATCGGCGGGGGCGTGGTGGGCACCAACGCTGCCAAGATTGCCCTGGGCATGGGGGCTCAGGTGACCATCCTGGACGTTTCCAAAGCCCGGCTGCAATACCTCGATGACGTCTTCGGCGGGCGCGTCATCACCCTGGCTTCCACCGAGGCCAACATCAAGAAATCGATCCAGCACGCCGATCTCCTGATCGGTGCGGTGCTCATTCCCGGCGCCAAGGCTCCCAAGCTGGTCAGGCGCGATATGTTGTCCACCATGAAGGAGGGCGCGGTCATCGTGGACGTGGCGGTGGACCAGGGCGGCTGCGTGGAGACCATCCGCCCCACCACCCACAAAGACCCCACCTACGTGGTGGATGGCGTGGTGCACTACGGCGTCGCCAACATGCCCGGCGCCGTCCCCCGTACCAGCACCTTCGCCCTCACCAACGAGACCCTGCCCTACCTGCTGCAACTGGCCGAGAAGGGCCTGGATGCCCTGCGCCACAACGCTGCTTTGCGCAAGGGCCTCAACACCCACCAGGGTAAGCTCACCTACAAAGGCGTGGCCGAGGCTTTTGGCTTACCCTATACGCCTGCCGAAGAGGCGTTGGCGTGA
- a CDS encoding helix-turn-helix domain-containing protein, whose product MIATVEIPSMLEVRNPLAARILADPNIALWLKPFMKAELSVKEAAETLKVPLQTLHYRVEQMVEAGLLEVVGLEARRGRPIKRYRATALGFKVPLELIPPRMLEDLEGAVFWSRQLQEGLERTRKLPKYRDYLMVYLNERGLMIFGSSHEKVRPKILAEDEPAVLSLWSAGLHLSREDAKSLQKELWELYQRYHERQGPERYVLHLGLAPHPDGN is encoded by the coding sequence ATGATTGCAACCGTGGAAATTCCCTCGATGCTGGAGGTCAGGAACCCCCTGGCAGCGCGCATCCTGGCCGATCCCAATATCGCTTTGTGGCTCAAACCGTTCATGAAGGCCGAGCTCTCGGTTAAGGAAGCCGCCGAAACCCTCAAGGTACCCTTGCAGACGCTGCACTACCGGGTCGAGCAGATGGTGGAGGCGGGGTTGCTCGAGGTCGTGGGCCTGGAAGCCCGGCGCGGGCGGCCCATCAAGCGCTACCGGGCTACCGCGCTAGGTTTCAAGGTACCCCTCGAGCTCATCCCCCCCCGCATGCTCGAGGACCTCGAGGGCGCAGTGTTCTGGTCGCGGCAGCTACAAGAGGGCCTGGAGCGCACCCGCAAGCTGCCGAAGTACCGCGACTACCTGATGGTCTATCTCAACGAGCGCGGCCTGATGATCTTCGGCTCGAGCCACGAGAAGGTGCGCCCTAAGATCCTCGCAGAGGACGAGCCCGCCGTGCTCAGCCTGTGGAGCGCCGGCCTGCACCTCAGCCGCGAGGACGCCAAATCCCTGCAAAAGGAGCTGTGGGAGCTCTACCAGCGCTATCACGAACGCCAGGGCCCCGAGCGCTACGTACTACACCTGGGCCTGGCGCCGCACCCGGATGGCAATTAA
- a CDS encoding MFS transporter, with translation MRNFRVPTGLPGFTLVASGQLVSILGSEMSQFGLMLWAYEQTGLATSLALLGFFHFLTLIMVSPFAGALVDRSNRKRMMMLSDLGSAFATLVVYGLYLGGSLQIWHLYLAAAITGAFQAFQWPAFSAAISTMVPKEQYARANGLMALSESVAGIGAPILAALLYSPIGIGGLLAIDLASFLVALGALLAVKVPQPRQSAAGLEGRGNLLQEAAYGFRYIFARPSLLGLQTTFLLLNLFATFGQSVLPAMVLSRTANDETALGIVRTAAGIGGVLGGLLLSTWGGPRRKVHGVLLGMVLSSLFGSLLMGLGQGVALWAFASFVALMIIPILNGSNQAIWQAKVPPDVQGKVFSARRMIAWVANPLAMLLAGPVADKLMTPAMMPGGALAGTFGGLVGTGPGAGIALMLVFTGILGALVGLGGYLFPAVRDAETLLPDHDQAPPPEPAAPVL, from the coding sequence ATGCGGAATTTCAGAGTACCCACCGGCCTTCCTGGCTTCACCCTGGTGGCCTCAGGGCAACTGGTCTCCATCCTGGGCTCCGAGATGAGCCAGTTTGGGCTGATGCTGTGGGCCTACGAGCAGACTGGCCTGGCGACCTCGCTGGCCCTGCTCGGCTTCTTCCATTTCCTGACCCTGATCATGGTCTCGCCCTTTGCCGGAGCGCTCGTCGACCGCAGCAACCGCAAGCGGATGATGATGCTCTCCGACCTGGGTTCGGCTTTCGCCACCCTGGTGGTCTATGGACTCTACCTCGGGGGGAGCCTGCAGATTTGGCACCTCTACCTGGCGGCGGCCATCACCGGGGCTTTCCAGGCCTTCCAGTGGCCCGCCTTCTCGGCGGCCATCAGCACCATGGTGCCCAAGGAGCAGTACGCGCGGGCCAACGGCCTGATGGCCCTCAGCGAGTCGGTGGCGGGGATCGGCGCCCCCATCCTGGCGGCGCTGCTCTACAGCCCGATCGGCATTGGGGGGCTTCTGGCCATCGACCTGGCGAGTTTCCTGGTGGCCCTGGGGGCCCTGCTGGCGGTGAAGGTACCTCAGCCCAGGCAGAGCGCGGCGGGGCTCGAGGGCCGGGGGAACCTGCTGCAAGAGGCAGCCTACGGTTTTCGCTATATCTTCGCCCGTCCGAGCCTTTTGGGCCTGCAGACGACTTTTCTCCTGCTCAACCTCTTCGCTACCTTTGGTCAGTCGGTGCTGCCGGCCATGGTCTTGAGCCGCACCGCCAACGACGAGACCGCGCTGGGCATCGTCCGCACCGCCGCCGGGATTGGGGGGGTGTTGGGCGGCCTGCTGCTTTCGACCTGGGGCGGCCCCAGGCGCAAAGTGCATGGCGTACTGCTGGGGATGGTGCTCTCGAGCCTCTTTGGCAGCCTGCTGATGGGCCTGGGGCAGGGCGTGGCGCTGTGGGCGTTCGCCAGCTTCGTCGCTTTGATGATCATCCCCATCCTCAACGGCTCCAATCAAGCCATCTGGCAGGCCAAGGTGCCCCCGGACGTGCAGGGCAAGGTCTTCTCGGCCCGGCGCATGATCGCCTGGGTCGCCAATCCCCTCGCCATGCTCTTGGCGGGCCCGGTAGCCGACAAGCTCATGACCCCGGCTATGATGCCGGGCGGAGCGCTGGCGGGCACCTTCGGCGGCTTGGTGGGCACGGGGCCGGGCGCGGGGATCGCCCTGATGTTGGTGTTCACCGGCATCCTGGGCGCGCTGGTGGGCTTGGGGGGCTACCTGTTCCCGGCTGTGCGCGACGCCGAGACCCTGCTTCCCGACCACGACCAGGCTCCACCGCCCGAACCCGCCGCCCCGGTCCTCTGA